The DNA window AGGCTTAATTAGAGGAGCCTTGGCTGTAGCTAAGCGCTTTAAGTTGTCACCCTTATTGAGCGGTTTATTAATTGTTGGGTTTGGTACCTCAGCACCAGAGCTGGTTGTATCGATTGAAGCTGCCTTAAGCGGCCAAGCTGACATTGCCGTTGGTAATGTGGTGGGCAGTAATATTGGTAACATTTTGCTTATTTTGGGCTTATGTGCGGTGATCACACCACTTACTATTTCTCCTTTAGGACTAAAACGAGATGCCTCAGTGATGTTGCTGTCCTCGGTTATTTTTAGTTTATTGGCTATTAATCATTTTATTAGTGTTACTGATGGCGTATTACTACTTTGCGCCCTCTTGGCTTATTTAATTTACACTTATAAAAGTGAGCAAGCGGCACAGGCTGAATTACATAAAGCACAAAGCACTGAAATAACAGCGTTGCCTAATTCTTTATGGTTGAGTGCAGGGTTTCTGGTCGTTGGTTTAACACTATTAATTATTGGTTCTAAGGTGTTACTAATTGGCGCTACCGGTTTAGCATTGGCTATGGGGTTATCGGAGGGGGTAATTGGCTTAACCATAGTTGCTGTAGGTACCTCGTTACCTGAGCTCACCGTCTCTGTTATTGCCGCATTACGTAAGCATGCCGATGTGGCTGTGGCTAATATTTTAGGTAGTAATATTTTTAATATGTTGGGTATTTTAGCTATCTCAGCAATATTGCAGCCATTACCGCTCAGTTCTCGCATAGTTAATTATGATCAGTGGATATTATTAGCCTGCTCTTTGCTTTTATTGCTATTTTTATACACAGGGCGACGTATTGCCCGAGTTGAGGGCGCACTATTATTAACAGCATATGTTGGCTATTTAGCGTTCTCAATTAGTCTGTAAGTAAGGCTAATTGATTTTGCTCTTTAGGGTGTGTTGACCTTAATTATTTTGCTAACAAATATGTTTAAACAGGCTAAATCTTCAACTTGGTTTATACTAAGGTGTTGTATTTTTTTAGAGTAATAAAATGCTAAAAATCGCTTTTGTTGTATTACTAATCTGTAGCTGGAACGTATTTGCCTGTACCAAAACACTCATTGTGGGCACTAATGAGCGCAACTGGCCACCCTATGTAATTGCCGTTAATGATAAGCTAACCGGCGTTGAAATTGATGTAGTAAATACGATTTTTAGCGGCTCGTCGTTTTGTTTAAAGTTTATGTTGCTGCCTACCTCTGCTCGCGCTTTTGAAGAGCTAAAAGAAGGCCGTATTGATGTTACTTTTGCAGCCAGCATAGCCCCAGATAGGCAAAGTTATGCCTATTTTAGCGATACTTATCGCGATGAAATAATGCGTGTATACAAATACAGCGATTCACCCGATATAACTAACCTAAATGATATTTTTTATAGAGATTTAACTCTCGCTACTGGTCGCGGTAGTTATTATGGCGCTGCATTTGCGCAGTTTAAACAAAATCATCCTGCTCACGTTATTATGATGCCCACAGCCGATAAACGCTTTGCAATGCTTAGTAAAAACAGAGTGGATTACGCAATAGAAGACGAAGTAGCAGCACAATATTTTATAAACCAACATCCAAGCGTTGAGCCAGTAACTAAAATGGCGGCCATTAATAAGAGTTCTATACATTTAATGCTAAGTAAAAAAACCATTAGCCAAGCCGAGTTACAAACTATAAATGAGTTAATTAAACAAAATAAATCCGCTATAGAAGCTATTTACACGCATTACTAAACGCGTAGATTATTCTTTTACCTTTCATCTTGAAGCGCGGATCTGTATAATTCGCGGCCTATTATTTACTCTATTGCTTGTTTATTTATGCGGCGCCTTGCTGCAGCTTAACCCTGCCATTAATTTTCTAGGATTACTTTTTTTGATCTCCACCGCAAATATTACGATGCAGTTTGGCGCAGAGCCGTTGTTTGAAAACATTTCAGCTAAATTTGGTAACGGTAACCGTTACGGTTTAATTGGCGCTAACGGCTGCGGCAAGTCGACTTTTATGAAAATTTTAAGCGGAGCACTAACACCAAGTGCGGGTAATGTGTCTATTACCCCGGGGCTAAAATTAGGTAACCTAAGCCAAGATCAGTTTGCGTTTGAGCAATACAGCGTTGTAGACGCGGTAATTATGGGCGACGTTGAGCTTTGGAAAGTAAAACAAGAGCGCGACCGTATTTATTCGTTGCCTGAAATGAGCGAAGAAGACGGCATGAAAGTGGCCGAGCTTGAAAGCGTATTTGCTGAGATGGACGGTTACACCGCTGAAAGCCGCGCAGAAGAAATACTACTTGATGCGGGTATCGATAAAGAATTTCATTATGGTTTAATGGCAAACGTAGCCCCTGGTTGGAAATTGCGTGTGCTTTTAGCACAGGCGCTATTTGCTAATCCTGATATTTTGCTACTTGATGAGCCAACCAATAACTTGGATATTCATACTATTACGTGGCTTGCGAATGAGCTTAACCAACGTAAATGTACCATGATTATTATTTCCCATGACCGTCACTTTTTAAACTCGGTATGTACGCACATGGCCGATATTGATTACGGCGAGCTGCGTATTTACCCAGGTAACTACGAAAAGTACCTTGAAGCCTCAGGCTTGCAACGCGAACAGTTATTAGCTGAAAA is part of the Pseudoalteromonas sp. DL-6 genome and encodes:
- a CDS encoding transporter substrate-binding domain-containing protein, which produces MLKIAFVVLLICSWNVFACTKTLIVGTNERNWPPYVIAVNDKLTGVEIDVVNTIFSGSSFCLKFMLLPTSARAFEELKEGRIDVTFAASIAPDRQSYAYFSDTYRDEIMRVYKYSDSPDITNLNDIFYRDLTLATGRGSYYGAAFAQFKQNHPAHVIMMPTADKRFAMLSKNRVDYAIEDEVAAQYFINQHPSVEPVTKMAAINKSSIHLMLSKKTISQAELQTINELIKQNKSAIEAIYTHY
- a CDS encoding calcium/sodium antiporter, which produces MTNFLYLLLGIGLLTLGGEGLIRGALAVAKRFKLSPLLSGLLIVGFGTSAPELVVSIEAALSGQADIAVGNVVGSNIGNILLILGLCAVITPLTISPLGLKRDASVMLLSSVIFSLLAINHFISVTDGVLLLCALLAYLIYTYKSEQAAQAELHKAQSTEITALPNSLWLSAGFLVVGLTLLIIGSKVLLIGATGLALAMGLSEGVIGLTIVAVGTSLPELTVSVIAALRKHADVAVANILGSNIFNMLGILAISAILQPLPLSSRIVNYDQWILLACSLLLLLFLYTGRRIARVEGALLLTAYVGYLAFSISL